In one Streptomyces sp. T12 genomic region, the following are encoded:
- a CDS encoding PfkB family carbohydrate kinase, which yields MVTFLPTRPGRLADVPSFERGIGGAESNVACGLAAAGHAVRWVSRVGADGFGDHLVEAIGGYGVDVSAVRRDPVRPTGVYFRTAGDRATDAHEVAYYRAGSAASAMSVENVDPEAVRAARVLHLSGITAALSEGCLGLLRQLTAPDEGRPLVSFDVNHRAGLWQDADGPLVLLELARGADIVFVGVDEAEEAWGVTGGPESIREALPEPRVLVVKDGGRGATVFASAAGDRAARAAPGPQRDGSPSAPGGATRPRPPLAPGASRSHPAGAAPASDADMTPDADMTPDADMTPDADMTPDAGTTPTTFVPALHVEVAAATGAGDAFAAGFLSATLRALPLRDRLRHGHLWAAAALTAPGDLAAPPSRDHADRLVALDDPAWEKLRLGPGWTQATERADEEVRTP from the coding sequence ATGGTCACGTTCCTGCCCACGCGGCCGGGGCGCCTCGCCGATGTGCCCTCGTTCGAGCGGGGGATCGGGGGTGCGGAGTCCAATGTCGCGTGCGGGCTCGCTGCCGCCGGGCACGCCGTGCGGTGGGTGAGCCGGGTGGGGGCGGACGGGTTCGGCGACCACTTGGTGGAGGCGATCGGCGGGTACGGCGTCGACGTCTCGGCCGTACGCCGGGATCCGGTGCGGCCGACGGGGGTGTACTTCCGCACGGCCGGGGACCGGGCGACGGACGCGCACGAGGTGGCGTACTACCGGGCGGGGTCGGCGGCGTCGGCGATGTCCGTGGAGAACGTGGATCCGGAGGCGGTGCGGGCCGCGCGGGTGCTGCATCTGTCGGGGATCACGGCGGCGTTGTCGGAGGGGTGCCTGGGGCTGCTGCGGCAGCTGACCGCTCCGGACGAGGGCCGCCCGCTGGTCTCCTTCGACGTGAACCACCGGGCCGGCCTGTGGCAGGACGCCGACGGTCCGCTGGTGCTGCTGGAGCTGGCACGCGGGGCGGACATCGTGTTCGTGGGCGTTGACGAGGCGGAGGAGGCCTGGGGGGTGACGGGAGGTCCGGAGTCGATCCGGGAGGCGCTGCCGGAGCCGCGGGTGTTGGTCGTGAAGGACGGGGGGCGTGGAGCGACCGTGTTCGCCTCGGCCGCGGGCGATCGTGCCGCCAGGGCGGCTCCCGGCCCGCAGAGGGACGGCAGCCCGTCGGCGCCGGGCGGTGCGACCCGCCCCCGGCCTCCGCTCGCGCCGGGCGCCTCACGAAGCCACCCCGCCGGAGCTGCCCCGGCGTCAGACGCGGACATGACGCCGGACGCGGACATGACGCCGGACGCGGACATGACGCCGGACGCGGACATGACGCCGGACGCCGGCACGACGCCGACCACCTTCGTCCCCGCCCTCCACGTCGAGGTCGCGGCGGCCACCGGCGCAGGCGACGCCTTCGCCGCCGGCTTCCTCTCCGCCACCCTCCGCGCCCTCCCCCTCCGCGACCGCCTCCGGCACGGTCACCTCTGGGCTGCCGCCGCCCTCACCGCCCCCGGCGACCTAGCCGCACCCCCCTCCCGCGACCACGCCGACCGCCTGGTCGCCCTCGACGACCCCGCGTGGGAGAAACTTCGACTCGGCCCCGGCTGGACGCAAGCCACT